A single genomic interval of Planktothrix sp. FACHB-1365 harbors:
- a CDS encoding Uma2 family endonuclease, translated as MEFATINLSTPLQLTIDLTDDQFFELCQNNRDLKFERTASGVLTIMSPTGGNTGRRSIKIATQLEIWSSKTNLGEAFDSSTGFKLPNGADRSPDASWIKRDRWDNLTHEQREKFIPIAPDFVVELRSASDALKPLQNKMKEYQENGTKLGWLIDPKNQRVEIYRPDQEVEILENPTTLSGENVLPGFILNLTLIW; from the coding sequence ATGGAATTTGCCACAATTAATTTATCAACTCCTCTGCAATTAACGATTGATTTAACCGATGATCAGTTTTTTGAGTTATGTCAAAACAATCGAGATTTAAAATTTGAACGGACTGCATCAGGAGTTTTAACGATTATGTCACCAACGGGAGGAAATACAGGGAGACGCAGTATTAAAATAGCGACTCAACTCGAAATTTGGAGTAGTAAAACCAATCTCGGTGAAGCGTTTGATTCTTCGACCGGATTTAAACTTCCTAATGGTGCCGATCGCTCTCCTGATGCGTCTTGGATTAAACGCGATCGCTGGGATAATTTAACCCACGAACAACGGGAAAAATTTATCCCCATAGCTCCTGATTTTGTCGTAGAATTACGGTCAGCGAGTGATGCTTTAAAACCCTTACAAAATAAAATGAAAGAATATCAGGAAAATGGGACAAAATTAGGCTGGTTAATTGATCCGAAAAACCAACGAGTTGAAATTTATCGTCCCGATCAAGAAGTAGAAATTCTGGAAAATCCCACCACCTTATCCGGGGAAAATGTTCTCCCAGGATTTATATTAAATTTAACCTTAATTTGGTAA
- a CDS encoding transposase: VKEVSVDMWGGFKKVIREVFPNALIVIDRFHVMKLVNGSLNQLRLKLELKGLKNRCLLLKNYVDLTPEEKSDLKLLLKASPCLSIAYELKEELRDIYESSTTVLMGMRRLKKWLNSALIILGKTAQTLKHHLPDICHYFINRTTSGVMEGLNNRIKLILRQSYGFKNFEMMREKLLACLFI, encoded by the coding sequence GTTAAAGAGGTTTCTGTGGATATGTGGGGAGGATTTAAAAAAGTGATTCGGGAAGTTTTTCCTAATGCTTTAATTGTCATTGACCGATTTCATGTGATGAAGTTAGTCAACGGTTCTCTGAATCAACTTCGACTTAAATTAGAACTAAAAGGCTTAAAAAATCGGTGCTTACTGCTCAAAAATTATGTCGATTTAACCCCAGAAGAGAAAAGTGATCTGAAACTTTTGTTAAAAGCCTCCCCCTGTTTGAGCATCGCTTATGAATTAAAAGAGGAACTCCGAGATATTTATGAAAGCAGTACAACGGTTCTTATGGGAATGAGAAGATTAAAGAAATGGCTCAATTCGGCTCTCATTATTTTGGGAAAAACCGCCCAAACTCTTAAACACCATCTTCCCGATATTTGCCATTATTTTATTAATCGAACAACCAGTGGAGTTATGGAGGGATTAAACAACCGAATCAAATTAATTCTTCGTCAAAGCTATGGCTTCAAAAATTTTGAGATGATGCGTGAAAAGCTACTAGCTTGTCTTTTTATATAA